One region of Flavobacterium sp. GSB-24 genomic DNA includes:
- a CDS encoding glycosyltransferase, whose product MSIDYSANKTILVAPLNWGLGHSTRCIPIIKALQENNYIPIIASDGVALALLRKEFPYIQTLELPSYHIEYAKNGKNFKWKLIKNLPKMITAILDEKKMVNSWIKKYGIDGIISDNRLGVFSKKVPSVFMTHQLNVMTGNTTWFTSKCHQHFIKKYTECWVPDTNDEVNLTGDLGHLKNNDLNLKYIGPLSRMKKKDTPKIYDLMIILSGPEPQRTYLDEKLQKEAAKYPGKVVFVQGIIQKSQEKWQAGNITYYNFMNSKQLEQTFNESEFVLCRSGYTTVMDLAKLGKKAFFIPTPGQYEQEYLAIKLQEENLVPYAMQDDFTIEDLSKVKSFKGLSQFENNIDWDSLFTVFENNSH is encoded by the coding sequence ATGAGCATTGATTATTCTGCGAATAAAACTATTTTAGTAGCTCCATTAAATTGGGGACTTGGCCATTCAACTAGATGCATTCCTATCATTAAAGCGCTTCAGGAGAATAATTATATTCCCATTATCGCTTCAGATGGTGTTGCTTTGGCTTTGCTGCGAAAAGAGTTTCCTTATATACAAACTTTAGAACTGCCTTCTTATCATATTGAATATGCAAAGAATGGTAAAAACTTTAAATGGAAGCTGATCAAAAATCTTCCTAAAATGATTACTGCTATTTTAGATGAGAAAAAAATGGTCAATAGCTGGATCAAAAAATACGGTATTGATGGTATAATCTCAGACAACAGATTAGGGGTTTTCAGCAAAAAAGTGCCTTCTGTTTTTATGACGCATCAATTGAATGTGATGACTGGCAATACTACTTGGTTTACGAGTAAATGTCATCAGCATTTTATTAAAAAATATACTGAATGCTGGGTTCCTGATACAAATGATGAAGTAAATCTTACCGGAGATTTAGGTCATCTTAAAAACAACGACCTCAATTTAAAATATATTGGACCGCTGAGCCGCATGAAGAAAAAGGATACTCCTAAAATATATGATCTAATGATTATATTATCGGGACCTGAGCCACAGCGTACTTACTTAGATGAAAAGCTGCAGAAAGAAGCTGCTAAATATCCTGGTAAAGTAGTTTTTGTACAGGGAATTATTCAAAAATCACAGGAAAAATGGCAGGCAGGAAATATAACGTATTATAATTTCATGAACTCAAAACAGCTGGAACAAACTTTTAACGAAAGTGAGTTTGTATTATGCCGCTCGGGTTATACTACTGTAATGGATTTAGCCAAATTGGGTAAAAAAGCTTTTTTTATTCCAACTCCTGGTCAATATGAACAAGAATATCTGGCGATAAAACTTCAAGAGGAAAATTTAGTACCGTATGCCATGCAGGACGACTTTACTATTGAAGATTTATCAAAAGTAAAGTCGTTTAAAGGATTGTCCCAATTTGAAAATAATATCGACTGGGATTCCTTATTTACTGTTTTCGAGAATAATTCTCATTAA
- a CDS encoding porin, which produces MIKRKIAAILLLITCAANAQETNKQELNKQDVKNEVMRILDSINKAKLPETKSGGGVEEHWYDRISLRGYAQIRYNGLFSTNDKVSCDQCDKSWGTTSTAPDAKANNGLFIRRARLVFSGQVHPNVFFYFQPDFASSPSTGIQNFVQIRDLYFDLSFDKKKEYRVRVGQSKIPYGFENMQSSSQRLTLDRADAINSSIANERDLGIFFYWAPAEIRERFAMLVRDGYKGSGDFGVFAFGVYNGQIANKLDGNRDLNVVARVTYPFVIGSQIIEPGIQAYTGKWAFTGEISSGVIVNDPQYVKDQRVGATFVLYPKPFGIQTEYNIGRGPRYNPQTNTVDETDLNGGYVLLNYKWDIKKQHVYPFAKFQYYDGGKKYEKDARSYVVRDYELGVEWQPIKAFELTASYVIADRTFEDSALPINRQKGNVLRLQVQFNF; this is translated from the coding sequence ATGATAAAAAGAAAAATAGCAGCCATTTTATTGCTGATAACTTGTGCCGCTAATGCGCAGGAAACAAACAAACAAGAACTAAATAAACAGGATGTAAAAAACGAAGTAATGCGTATTTTAGATTCTATCAACAAAGCAAAACTTCCGGAGACTAAATCTGGAGGAGGAGTTGAAGAACATTGGTATGACAGAATCTCTTTAAGAGGTTATGCGCAAATCAGGTACAACGGACTTTTTTCTACAAACGACAAAGTTTCCTGCGATCAATGCGATAAATCCTGGGGAACAACTTCTACAGCTCCAGATGCAAAAGCAAACAATGGACTTTTTATCCGCCGTGCGCGTTTAGTGTTTTCGGGTCAGGTTCATCCAAATGTGTTTTTCTATTTCCAACCCGATTTTGCGAGTTCGCCAAGTACAGGAATTCAAAATTTTGTACAAATTCGTGACCTTTATTTTGATCTTTCTTTTGATAAGAAAAAAGAGTACCGAGTTCGTGTTGGGCAGAGTAAAATTCCATATGGATTTGAAAACATGCAGTCAAGTTCGCAGCGTTTGACTTTAGACCGTGCCGATGCTATAAATAGTTCAATAGCAAATGAGCGTGATTTAGGGATATTTTTTTACTGGGCACCAGCCGAAATTAGAGAGCGTTTTGCGATGCTGGTTAGAGATGGCTATAAAGGTTCGGGTGATTTTGGTGTATTTGCTTTTGGAGTTTACAATGGGCAGATTGCAAATAAACTGGACGGAAATAGAGATCTAAATGTGGTTGCAAGAGTAACGTATCCATTTGTAATTGGAAGTCAGATTATCGAACCAGGAATTCAGGCTTACACAGGAAAATGGGCTTTTACGGGAGAAATATCATCTGGAGTTATAGTAAACGATCCGCAGTATGTAAAAGACCAAAGGGTAGGAGCAACATTTGTTTTATATCCAAAACCATTCGGAATCCAGACAGAATATAACATAGGAAGAGGACCTCGATACAATCCACAAACCAATACAGTTGATGAAACAGATTTGAATGGAGGATACGTTTTATTAAACTACAAATGGGACATTAAAAAACAACATGTTTATCCTTTCGCCAAATTTCAATATTATGACGGAGGAAAAAAATACGAGAAAGATGCCAGAAGTTATGTGGTTAGAGATTATGAATTAGGTGTCGAGTGGCAGCCAATTAAAGCTTTCGAATTAACAGCATCTTATGTAATTGCAGACAGAACTTTTGAAGACAGTGCACTCCCAATAAATAGACAGAAAGGAAACGTTCTAAGATTACAAGTGCAGTTTAATTTCTAA
- a CDS encoding TonB-dependent receptor: MKFNLRFLFIALFICTISIAQNKGTISGVLTDKEMNNEVLPFANVLVKGTNISVNTDVDGKYSLSVNPGNYTLIFSFLGYESVETPVAVKANETVVINQTLSSGSYTLKDVVVKSATVNKQKESALLLDQKNAVSFKAAIGAEEIARKGVNDVANAVAKVSGVSKQDDSGNVFVRGLGDRYNVTTLNGLPLPSNNPANKNILLEIFSTNIVDNIGISKTFEAQNYADFGGANIDISAKKFSGSPFITFSIGTGANTNVLGQDHFYLQDGPSYTGFKKVGIPDAPLLPYSYTTSWDRQENKNVLNAFYTLSGGKKFNINDESSIGTFVTGSFSAKNKYTEGYSRGGITSDGDIFSDFVRTAYKHNTTTTVMGTADYKINNKNSIFFTSLFLNSSDQDYSEYEGTNQNFDGGGDATQQITGFIKRGTFERTQLIVNQLTGKNKFNDQWNLNWGVGYSISNSAIPDRMQNSFVYAPNAIDYTFFTNSNINNHRFFQDLKENEIAANVALTYNFKKGSDDIYKGKVTVGYSGKFKDVDYDMEQYSFFPDRSTISFPKEDIHHVDNYLDPAHWGSSYSNRIHQEYNGNLDINAAFLNVQYSLTERLSVILGARLEQLTQNVYYITTTVPGGDSSNDSKFNILPSLISKYTLTDKQNLKFSASKTYTLPQFKEKVPIIYEDVAQAYEGNPNLYASTNYNFDLGWEFFPKAGELISVTAFGKIIQNPINEMFLNSSSNDISYANTGDKGTVAGVEVEFRKDIFEIEKNDNLKTKLSFDANGSYLYTNQDLSNDKVNNENDFGANFTFTESKLTGASNFLANANISFLNQFTESKDISATVSYSYFSDKLAVIGTSRVGNMVDKAVNKLDFILNTSLTKSLKLGLIYNNILNPTFERVQEQGKVPGKEAIGDIIVTSYKAGSDLRLTLNYTF; encoded by the coding sequence ATGAAATTCAATTTAAGATTTCTCTTTATTGCATTATTTATCTGTACGATTTCGATCGCGCAAAACAAAGGTACAATTTCTGGAGTTCTAACCGACAAAGAAATGAACAATGAAGTTTTACCATTTGCTAATGTTTTAGTTAAAGGTACAAATATTAGCGTAAACACTGACGTAGACGGAAAATATTCGTTGAGCGTAAATCCAGGAAATTATACTCTTATTTTTAGTTTTTTAGGATATGAATCTGTAGAAACTCCAGTTGCTGTAAAAGCAAATGAAACTGTAGTTATCAATCAAACTCTTTCTTCTGGAAGTTATACACTTAAGGATGTAGTTGTAAAATCTGCAACAGTAAACAAACAAAAAGAATCGGCATTATTATTAGATCAAAAAAACGCAGTTTCTTTTAAAGCTGCAATTGGTGCTGAGGAAATAGCTAGAAAAGGAGTTAATGATGTGGCTAATGCAGTTGCAAAAGTTAGTGGAGTTTCTAAACAAGATGACTCAGGAAATGTCTTTGTTAGAGGTTTAGGTGACCGTTACAATGTAACTACTTTAAATGGTCTTCCGTTACCATCAAACAATCCGGCAAACAAAAACATTCTTTTAGAAATTTTCTCTACAAACATTGTAGATAATATTGGAATCAGCAAAACTTTTGAAGCTCAAAACTATGCCGATTTTGGAGGAGCTAATATTGACATCAGCGCTAAAAAATTCAGCGGAAGCCCTTTTATTACTTTTTCTATCGGTACTGGAGCAAACACAAATGTTTTAGGACAAGATCATTTTTACCTGCAAGACGGACCGTCTTACACTGGATTTAAAAAAGTAGGTATTCCTGATGCTCCTTTACTTCCTTATAGTTATACAACAAGCTGGGATAGACAAGAGAACAAAAATGTATTAAATGCTTTTTACACATTATCTGGAGGAAAGAAATTTAATATCAATGACGAAAGTTCAATTGGTACATTTGTCACAGGATCTTTCAGTGCAAAAAACAAATATACTGAAGGTTACAGCAGAGGAGGAATTACTTCTGACGGAGATATCTTTTCTGACTTTGTTAGAACGGCTTACAAACATAACACTACAACAACTGTTATGGGTACAGCTGATTATAAAATCAATAATAAAAACTCGATCTTCTTTACTTCTTTATTCTTAAATTCAAGTGATCAGGATTACAGTGAGTACGAAGGAACAAATCAAAATTTTGACGGTGGCGGAGATGCTACTCAACAAATTACTGGTTTTATTAAACGTGGAACTTTTGAAAGAACTCAATTAATTGTAAACCAATTAACAGGAAAAAACAAATTCAACGATCAGTGGAATTTAAATTGGGGAGTAGGATACAGTATTTCTAACAGTGCAATTCCAGATCGTATGCAAAACTCTTTTGTATATGCTCCAAATGCGATAGACTATACTTTCTTTACTAATTCGAACATCAATAATCACCGATTTTTTCAAGATTTAAAGGAAAATGAAATCGCTGCAAATGTTGCGCTTACTTATAACTTCAAAAAAGGCAGTGATGATATTTATAAGGGAAAGGTAACTGTTGGTTATTCAGGAAAATTTAAGGATGTAGATTACGACATGGAACAATATTCGTTCTTCCCAGACCGAAGCACAATTTCTTTTCCTAAAGAAGATATTCACCACGTAGACAACTATTTAGATCCTGCACACTGGGGTTCATCTTACTCAAATAGAATCCACCAAGAATATAATGGAAACTTAGATATCAATGCTGCATTCCTGAATGTTCAATATTCTTTAACTGAAAGATTGAGTGTGATATTAGGTGCAAGATTAGAGCAACTGACTCAGAATGTTTACTATATCACAACAACAGTTCCAGGCGGAGACAGTTCAAATGACTCTAAATTTAATATCTTACCAAGTTTAATTTCAAAGTATACATTAACAGACAAGCAAAACTTAAAGTTTTCTGCTAGTAAAACATATACGCTTCCTCAGTTTAAAGAAAAAGTGCCAATTATTTACGAAGATGTAGCACAAGCATACGAAGGAAACCCTAATTTATATGCTTCAACAAATTATAATTTCGATTTAGGATGGGAATTTTTCCCGAAAGCAGGTGAGTTAATCTCCGTAACTGCATTTGGAAAAATCATTCAAAATCCAATCAACGAAATGTTCTTGAATTCGTCTTCAAATGACATTTCATATGCAAATACAGGAGATAAAGGAACAGTAGCAGGGGTTGAAGTAGAATTTAGAAAAGACATTTTTGAAATTGAAAAAAATGATAACTTAAAAACAAAACTTTCTTTTGATGCAAACGGATCATATTTATACACAAACCAAGATCTAAGCAATGATAAAGTAAACAATGAAAATGATTTTGGAGCAAACTTTACATTTACTGAAAGTAAATTAACCGGAGCTTCTAACTTCTTAGCAAATGCTAACATTTCATTCTTAAATCAATTTACAGAAAGTAAGGATATTTCAGCAACAGTATCTTACTCTTATTTCTCAGATAAACTTGCTGTAATTGGAACTTCAAGAGTTGGAAACATGGTTGACAAAGCTGTGAATAAGTTAGATTTTATCTTGAACACAAGTTTGACTAAAAGCTTAAAATTAGGTCTTATTTACAACAACATTTTAAACCCAACTTTCGAGCGTGTACAAGAGCAAGGGAAAGTACCAGGAAAAGAAGCTATTGGTGACATTATAGTGACTTCATACAAAGCTGGTTCAGATCTAAGACTTACTTTAAACTACACTTTCTAA
- a CDS encoding acyl transferase translates to MITASDIFTISSQKQFEKIALKVFRFQHENNKVYRDFCDFLKVNPQQVKSLQQIPFLPIQFFKSHDVVSNNDSAQVTFTSSGTTGMITSRHLVTDVKLYEESYRKGFSQFYGNIEDYVVLALLPSYLEREGSSLIYMVDDLIKLSNQPESGFYLHNYGELTQKLIELDNSGQNVILIGVTYALLDLIEKHQFNLQNTIIMETGGMKGKRKEMIREELHEQLCKGFGVSSIHSEYGMTELLAQAYSLGEGVFECPSWMNILIRDPEDALTYVKDGKTGGINVIDLANINSCSFIATQDLGKKNPNNSFEVLGRFDNSDIRGCNLMVL, encoded by the coding sequence TTGATCACAGCCAGCGATATATTTACGATTTCGAGTCAGAAACAATTTGAAAAAATAGCACTAAAAGTGTTTCGTTTTCAGCACGAAAACAATAAGGTTTATCGCGATTTTTGTGATTTCCTAAAAGTTAATCCGCAACAGGTAAAGTCATTACAACAAATTCCATTTTTACCTATTCAATTTTTCAAAAGCCACGACGTAGTTTCAAACAATGATTCCGCGCAAGTAACTTTTACCAGCAGCGGTACTACTGGAATGATTACAAGCAGGCATTTGGTAACAGATGTTAAGCTTTACGAAGAAAGTTATCGCAAAGGATTTTCTCAGTTTTATGGCAATATAGAAGACTATGTAGTTTTAGCCCTTTTGCCGTCTTATTTGGAACGTGAAGGATCTTCGTTAATCTATATGGTCGATGACTTAATTAAACTCTCTAATCAGCCAGAAAGTGGGTTTTATTTACACAACTACGGAGAACTTACCCAAAAGCTAATTGAACTGGACAATTCGGGTCAAAATGTTATTTTAATTGGCGTGACTTACGCTTTATTAGATTTGATCGAAAAACATCAATTCAATCTTCAAAATACCATTATAATGGAAACTGGAGGTATGAAAGGAAAACGCAAAGAAATGATCCGAGAAGAATTGCACGAACAGCTTTGCAAAGGTTTCGGCGTTTCTTCTATTCATTCAGAATACGGAATGACAGAACTTTTAGCGCAGGCCTATTCTTTAGGAGAAGGTGTTTTCGAATGTCCGTCTTGGATGAATATTTTAATTCGCGATCCAGAAGATGCTCTCACTTATGTGAAGGATGGAAAAACTGGCGGAATCAATGTTATTGATTTGGCAAATATTAATTCATGCTCCTTTATTGCCACACAAGATTTAGGCAAAAAAAATCCCAACAACTCTTTCGAGGTTTTGGGACGTTTTGATAATTCTGATATTCGCGGTTGTAATTTGATGGTTTTATAG
- the tyrS gene encoding tyrosine--tRNA ligase, protein MKNLVEELKWRGLYHDSMPGTEEQLLKEATTAYIGFDPTADSLHIGSMVQIILLVHLKNFGHRPIALVGGATGMIGDPSGKSDERNLLDEEALAKNVAGIKSVLSRFLDFSSTEANAPVMVNNYDWMKEFSFIDFAREVGKRITVNYMMAKDSVKKRFSGEGEGMSFTEFTYQLIQGYDFYHLYKNNNCILQMGGSDQWGNITTGTELVRRMGGENAKAYALTTPLITKADGSKFGKSEGGNVWLDADKTSVYKFYQFWVNTTDVDAEKYIKIFTFLDKDTIDALIEEHKTAPHLRVLQKKLAEEITVFVHNREELEKAIQASNILFGNSTAEDLKKLDEATFLEVFDGVPQAEIAKADLENGLDIITVLNEKTGFFKSNGEARRALTANSISVNREKIKEDFVLTSNDLINNQFVLLQSGKKNYFVIRVV, encoded by the coding sequence ATGAAGAATCTAGTTGAAGAATTAAAATGGCGCGGGTTATATCATGATAGTATGCCTGGAACGGAAGAACAATTACTAAAAGAGGCTACCACTGCGTATATTGGTTTTGATCCAACGGCAGATTCACTGCATATCGGGAGTATGGTTCAGATTATTTTATTGGTTCACCTAAAAAATTTCGGACACAGACCGATTGCTTTAGTGGGTGGGGCAACAGGAATGATTGGTGATCCTTCTGGTAAATCTGATGAAAGAAATTTGCTTGACGAAGAAGCTTTGGCTAAAAACGTTGCAGGAATTAAAAGTGTCTTGTCTCGTTTCTTAGATTTTAGTTCAACCGAAGCAAATGCACCAGTAATGGTGAATAACTACGATTGGATGAAAGAATTCTCTTTTATCGATTTTGCACGTGAAGTTGGAAAAAGAATTACTGTAAATTATATGATGGCTAAAGATTCTGTAAAAAAGAGATTTAGCGGTGAAGGTGAGGGAATGTCTTTTACAGAGTTTACATATCAGTTAATTCAAGGTTACGATTTTTATCATTTATATAAAAATAACAACTGCATCTTGCAAATGGGAGGTTCTGACCAATGGGGTAATATTACCACGGGTACAGAATTAGTGCGCAGAATGGGAGGCGAAAACGCAAAAGCTTACGCTTTAACAACGCCTTTGATTACAAAAGCAGACGGATCTAAATTCGGTAAATCTGAAGGAGGAAATGTTTGGTTAGATGCTGATAAAACTTCGGTATATAAATTTTACCAATTTTGGGTAAACACTACAGATGTTGATGCTGAGAAATATATCAAAATCTTTACTTTCTTAGATAAAGATACTATTGATGCATTAATTGAAGAGCATAAAACAGCTCCGCATTTAAGAGTTTTGCAAAAGAAACTGGCAGAAGAAATTACTGTTTTTGTTCACAATAGAGAAGAATTAGAAAAAGCAATTCAAGCTTCTAATATTTTATTTGGAAATTCAACTGCAGAAGATTTGAAAAAATTGGATGAAGCTACTTTTTTAGAAGTTTTTGATGGAGTTCCGCAAGCTGAAATCGCAAAAGCTGATTTAGAAAACGGATTGGATATTATTACTGTTTTGAATGAAAAAACAGGTTTTTTTAAATCGAACGGAGAAGCTAGAAGAGCTTTAACAGCTAATTCTATTTCTGTAAATAGAGAGAAAATAAAAGAAGATTTTGTATTAACATCAAATGATTTGATTAATAATCAATTTGTTTTATTACAAAGCGGAAAGAAAAATTATTTTGTGATTCGCGTTGTTTAA
- a CDS encoding response regulator transcription factor, whose amino-acid sequence MKKTQTKILLVDDEPDILEIVGYNLAQEGYQIVTASNGKEAIAKAQKELPELIIMDVMMAEMDGMEACEHIRKIPELNNVIITFLTARSEDYSQVAGFDAGADDYITKPIKPKLLVSKVKALLRRLKEQEVVSDTLNVGGIEINREEYKIIKGNVEIALPRKEFELFYLLASKPGKVFKRDEILDKVWGNEVVVGGRTIDVHIRKLREKIGEDLFKTIKGVGYKFEV is encoded by the coding sequence ATGAAAAAAACACAAACTAAGATTTTATTAGTTGACGACGAACCGGATATCTTAGAAATCGTTGGCTATAACCTTGCTCAAGAAGGCTACCAGATTGTTACAGCTTCTAACGGAAAAGAAGCTATAGCAAAGGCTCAGAAAGAATTGCCAGAATTAATTATTATGGATGTGATGATGGCAGAAATGGACGGAATGGAAGCGTGCGAGCATATTAGAAAAATTCCTGAATTAAATAATGTTATCATAACATTCCTTACAGCAAGAAGTGAAGATTATTCTCAAGTAGCTGGTTTTGACGCTGGTGCTGATGACTATATTACCAAACCTATTAAACCAAAATTATTGGTATCGAAAGTAAAGGCTTTGTTAAGAAGGTTAAAAGAACAAGAAGTGGTTTCAGATACTTTAAATGTAGGCGGAATCGAGATTAACCGTGAAGAATATAAAATCATAAAAGGCAATGTAGAAATTGCTTTGCCAAGAAAAGAATTCGAATTATTTTATTTATTAGCTTCAAAACCTGGAAAAGTTTTTAAAAGAGATGAAATTCTAGATAAAGTTTGGGGTAACGAAGTTGTAGTTGGAGGAAGAACAATTGATGTTCACATCAGAAAACTGCGCGAGAAAATAGGCGAAGACCTTTTTAAAACTATAAAAGGAGTTGGTTATAAATTTGAAGTATAA
- a CDS encoding T9SS type A sorting domain-containing protein — translation MAKNYFYITFLLAFFFTVSVSAQDSKQLPKTQESTSIEGLSLYPNPVTNGKVYISSKNDLEKEVIVFDILGKKVLQAHLTSRELNVAELPSGVYIIKISEQNASATRKLIIR, via the coding sequence ATGGCAAAAAACTACTTTTATATTACTTTCTTATTGGCATTTTTCTTTACTGTGAGCGTCTCGGCGCAAGACAGCAAGCAATTACCAAAAACTCAAGAATCTACTTCTATTGAGGGGCTAAGCTTGTACCCTAACCCTGTTACTAATGGCAAAGTGTACATATCCTCTAAGAACGATTTAGAGAAAGAAGTTATTGTCTTTGATATTTTAGGAAAAAAAGTACTGCAAGCACATTTAACCTCTAGAGAATTAAATGTTGCCGAATTACCTTCAGGGGTTTATATCATTAAGATAAGCGAACAAAACGCATCTGCAACCCGAAAACTCATTATCCGTTAA
- a CDS encoding NAD-dependent epimerase/dehydratase family protein, translating into MILVTGGTGLVGAHLLLHLIENGENVRAVYRSKSKIEKTKSVFEFYKKPDLFEKINWIEADILDVPSLENAFIDITQVYHCAALISFDPRDEEKLRKTNIEGTANMVNFSIAKNIEKFCFISSIAALGDIAAHETHITEETDWNPEKPHSDYAISKYGAEMEVWRGQQEGLKVIIVNPGVILGPPKMTIFEEGSSKIYQKVSNGLPFYTLGSTGFISVDDVIKTTIELMKSDIKNERFTLIADNIVFRDLLNTVADALKAKRPHIHAKPFFMNFLWIADGIFSTLFFRERSITKATAKASYSKNLYSNEKIKTALGTVFTDIHQYIKDSSKL; encoded by the coding sequence ATGATATTAGTAACTGGAGGAACTGGTTTAGTCGGCGCACATTTATTACTTCATTTAATTGAAAATGGAGAAAATGTTCGGGCTGTTTATAGATCAAAAAGTAAAATCGAAAAAACAAAATCGGTTTTTGAGTTCTATAAAAAACCAGATTTATTTGAAAAAATAAATTGGATTGAGGCTGATATTTTAGATGTTCCTTCCTTAGAAAATGCTTTTATCGACATCACTCAGGTTTATCATTGTGCCGCCTTGATTTCATTTGATCCGAGAGACGAAGAAAAACTCAGAAAAACAAATATCGAAGGAACGGCAAACATGGTTAATTTTTCTATTGCCAAAAACATAGAAAAATTTTGTTTTATAAGTTCAATCGCTGCCTTGGGCGATATTGCAGCACACGAAACGCATATTACCGAAGAAACAGATTGGAATCCCGAAAAACCACACAGCGATTACGCCATTTCTAAATATGGTGCTGAAATGGAAGTTTGGCGCGGACAGCAAGAAGGCTTAAAGGTGATTATTGTAAATCCTGGAGTAATTTTAGGTCCACCCAAAATGACGATTTTTGAAGAAGGAAGCAGTAAAATCTACCAAAAAGTTTCTAACGGCCTTCCGTTTTACACACTCGGAAGTACTGGATTTATTTCTGTGGATGATGTAATAAAAACTACTATTGAATTAATGAAAAGCGACATTAAAAATGAACGTTTTACATTAATTGCAGATAACATTGTTTTTAGAGATCTTTTAAATACCGTTGCAGATGCATTAAAAGCAAAAAGACCTCATATCCATGCTAAACCATTTTTTATGAATTTCTTATGGATTGCTGATGGAATATTTTCGACCTTATTTTTTAGAGAAAGAAGTATTACCAAAGCAACTGCAAAAGCCTCTTACTCTAAGAATTTATATAGTAATGAAAAAATAAAAACCGCTCTAGGAACGGTTTTTACTGATATTCATCAGTACATTAAAGACAGTTCAAAATTATAA
- a CDS encoding ATP-binding protein has protein sequence MKINFKKTYKFAIKSALYISLFSTGFVLILMSLFYKNQLKHQVAFGIIFIIAIYIFSFLVIQYRVERFIYRRVKKIYDEVSLLESTTLINQPINTDMETLSREVKKFATDKKLEIEMLEIREQYRREFLGNVSHELKTPLFTVQGYVSTLLDGAMDDKHIRKKYLKRAEKGVERLIYIVEDLDMITKLESGDLDLNMTDFDIVELIQNVFDLLEMKADKKKIKLAFESKNVQSVIIRGDQDRIQQVLENLIVNSIKYGKEGGLTEVGVVNLTKKKVLIRISDNGEGVEKQNIPRLFERFYRVDKSGTRSEGGSGLGLAIVKHIIEAHKEKVYVESEFGIGSEFSFTLEKAFKNQKIDVKKS, from the coding sequence ATGAAAATTAATTTTAAAAAAACATACAAATTTGCTATAAAATCGGCATTGTATATTAGTCTCTTCTCGACTGGATTTGTGCTGATTCTAATGTCTTTATTTTATAAAAACCAACTGAAACATCAAGTAGCTTTTGGGATAATTTTCATCATTGCGATTTACATATTCTCGTTCTTGGTTATACAATATCGTGTAGAACGTTTCATTTATAGAAGAGTAAAGAAAATTTACGATGAGGTTTCGTTATTAGAATCTACAACGCTTATCAATCAGCCAATTAATACTGATATGGAAACGCTTTCGCGAGAAGTGAAAAAGTTTGCAACCGATAAAAAACTCGAAATCGAAATGCTCGAAATTCGAGAACAATACCGAAGAGAGTTTTTAGGAAACGTGTCGCACGAACTTAAAACGCCTTTGTTTACCGTACAAGGTTATGTTTCAACTTTACTTGATGGCGCAATGGATGACAAACACATTCGCAAAAAATATTTAAAACGTGCCGAAAAAGGTGTAGAGCGTTTGATATATATAGTTGAAGATTTGGATATGATCACCAAATTAGAATCGGGCGATTTAGATCTAAATATGACCGATTTTGATATCGTTGAGCTCATTCAAAATGTTTTTGATTTATTGGAAATGAAAGCCGATAAAAAGAAAATCAAATTGGCATTTGAAAGTAAAAATGTGCAGTCAGTTATCATTCGCGGAGATCAGGACAGAATTCAGCAGGTTTTAGAAAACCTAATTGTGAACTCCATTAAATACGGAAAAGAAGGCGGTTTAACAGAAGTCGGAGTTGTAAACTTAACCAAGAAAAAAGTCTTGATTCGTATTAGTGATAACGGAGAAGGAGTTGAAAAACAAAATATCCCAAGACTTTTTGAACGTTTTTACCGAGTTGATAAAAGCGGAACCCGTTCTGAAGGAGGTTCTGGTTTAGGATTAGCGATTGTAAAACATATTATTGAAGCGCATAAAGAGAAGGTTTATGTAGAAAGTGAGTTCGGAATTGGTTCAGAATTCTCTTTTACGCTCGAAAAAGCATTTAAAAATCAAAAAATAGACGTTAAAAAATCGTAA